The following proteins are encoded in a genomic region of Maribacter hydrothermalis:
- the bioB gene encoding biotin synthase BioB, with translation MSEARHNWSKEEILEIYNKPLMELLYEAATVHRKNHDPNTVQVSTLLSIKTGGCPEDCGYCPQAARYHTDIKGNDLMAVSQVKAQALRAKASGSSRVCMGAAWRNVKDGPEFDQVLEMVRTINKLDMEVCCTLGMITENQAKRLAEAGLYAYNHNLDTSEDYYKDVISTRAFEDRLDTIENVRKSNVTVCSGGIIGMGEALEDRAGMLVALTSLNPQPESVPINALVAVEGTPMEDIEPISIWEMIRMVATTRIVMPETQVRLSAGRTQMSREGQAMCFFAGANSIFAGDKLLTTPNPDVNEDMEMFKMLGLNQQKPFTKVSQPKTVEAKDSALQAMGEKPKWSRPGHSIERNETAKQKAKIIN, from the coding sequence ATGAGCGAAGCAAGACATAACTGGTCAAAAGAAGAAATTCTAGAAATATATAACAAGCCTTTAATGGAGCTTCTATACGAAGCTGCAACTGTACATAGAAAAAATCATGACCCGAACACGGTTCAAGTTTCTACATTACTTTCTATAAAAACAGGTGGTTGTCCCGAGGATTGTGGGTATTGCCCACAAGCGGCACGTTACCATACCGATATTAAAGGTAATGACCTTATGGCTGTTTCTCAAGTTAAGGCTCAAGCGCTTCGTGCAAAAGCATCTGGTAGTTCTAGGGTTTGTATGGGTGCTGCTTGGAGAAATGTAAAGGATGGCCCAGAGTTCGACCAAGTTTTAGAAATGGTTCGTACCATAAATAAGCTTGACATGGAAGTGTGTTGTACGTTAGGTATGATTACAGAAAATCAGGCAAAACGTTTGGCAGAGGCAGGCTTATATGCATACAATCATAATTTAGATACATCGGAAGATTATTATAAAGATGTTATATCTACACGTGCTTTTGAGGATCGTTTAGATACGATAGAGAACGTTCGTAAAAGTAATGTAACTGTTTGTAGCGGTGGTATTATTGGTATGGGTGAAGCATTGGAAGATAGAGCGGGTATGTTAGTCGCTTTGACTTCCTTGAATCCTCAACCTGAATCTGTTCCAATTAATGCATTAGTTGCAGTTGAAGGCACGCCTATGGAGGATATAGAGCCTATATCTATATGGGAAATGATACGCATGGTGGCTACCACCAGAATTGTGATGCCAGAAACACAAGTAAGGCTTTCTGCGGGTCGCACGCAAATGAGTAGAGAAGGGCAGGCAATGTGTTTCTTTGCAGGGGCAAATTCAATATTTGCAGGCGATAAATTGTTGACGACTCCAAATCCTGATGTAAATGAGGATATGGAAATGTTTAAAATGCTAGGATTAAATCAGCAAAAACCATTTACAAAAGTATCTCAGCCTAAAACTGTTGAGGCAAAAGACTCAGCATTACAAGCTATGGGTGAAAAACCAAAATGGTCTAGACCTGGTCATTCCATAGAGCGTAATGAAACGGCAAAGCAAAAGGCTAAAATCATCAACTAA
- a CDS encoding flotillin family protein has product MLLPLQLAGGASLIAIGFAILFFFIIIISFIRRYKRCPSDRILVVYGKVGSGNSARCIHGGAAFIWPVIQDYEYLDLTPISIEVNLVNALSKQNIRVNVPSRFTIGISTEPGIMQNAAERLLGQGMQEVQDLAKEIIFGQLRLVVASMDIEEINSDRDKFLTNISQSVESELKKVGLKLINVNITDIVDESGYIEALGKEAAAHAINAARKSVAEKNRDGSIGEANAVQDERTQVAAANAQAVEGENIAKINVANSDSLRRQREAEAERTAIAAEKVQSAKALEESYAAERDAELARAERVRSSQMADIVVPAEIDKRKVEIDAEAEAERIRRRAKGEADAILFKAQAEAQGLLEVLTKQAQGLDEIVKAAGNNPKDAVLLLIADKLPELVKTQAEAIKNIKIDKVTVWDSGAKGEDGKSSTANFISGMYKSVPPLQEMFNMAGMQLPEYLKGKDGISESIEDNTKGIGPNKKKGDE; this is encoded by the coding sequence ATGCTATTACCATTACAATTAGCTGGAGGCGCATCTTTGATTGCTATTGGCTTTGCCATCCTCTTCTTTTTTATCATTATTATTTCTTTTATCAGAAGATATAAAAGATGTCCATCCGATCGTATTCTTGTTGTCTATGGTAAAGTAGGATCAGGAAATTCTGCAAGGTGTATTCATGGTGGAGCAGCGTTTATTTGGCCAGTAATTCAAGATTATGAATATTTAGATCTTACACCTATTTCTATTGAGGTTAATTTGGTGAATGCGTTAAGTAAGCAAAATATTAGGGTAAACGTACCATCAAGATTTACAATTGGTATTTCTACAGAACCTGGTATTATGCAGAATGCAGCAGAGCGTTTGTTGGGCCAAGGAATGCAAGAAGTTCAAGATTTGGCTAAAGAAATTATTTTTGGTCAGTTACGTTTGGTGGTAGCTTCAATGGATATTGAAGAAATTAACTCGGACAGAGATAAATTTTTAACCAATATTTCGCAAAGTGTAGAGTCGGAATTAAAGAAAGTTGGACTTAAACTGATCAACGTAAACATTACGGATATTGTAGATGAATCAGGTTATATAGAGGCATTAGGTAAAGAAGCGGCGGCTCATGCTATAAATGCAGCACGTAAGTCTGTTGCGGAAAAAAATAGAGATGGTTCTATTGGTGAGGCTAATGCGGTACAGGATGAACGAACACAAGTAGCAGCTGCCAATGCACAAGCTGTAGAAGGGGAAAATATTGCAAAGATTAATGTTGCAAATTCAGACTCTTTAAGAAGACAGCGGGAAGCAGAAGCAGAACGTACAGCGATAGCTGCGGAAAAAGTTCAGTCAGCAAAAGCATTAGAAGAATCATATGCTGCAGAGCGCGATGCTGAATTGGCAAGAGCCGAACGCGTTAGAAGTTCGCAAATGGCCGATATTGTTGTACCAGCTGAAATTGATAAAAGGAAGGTTGAAATAGATGCTGAGGCTGAGGCTGAGAGAATAAGAAGAAGAGCAAAAGGTGAGGCAGATGCAATCTTGTTTAAGGCTCAGGCAGAAGCACAAGGTCTTTTAGAGGTTTTAACCAAGCAAGCACAAGGTTTAGATGAAATAGTGAAGGCCGCTGGAAATAACCCCAAGGACGCTGTTCTTTTATTGATTGCCGATAAATTACCAGAATTAGTAAAAACCCAAGCCGAAGCAATTAAGAATATTAAAATTGATAAGGTGACGGTTTGGGATTCTGGAGCTAAAGGCGAAGACGGCAAAAGTTCTACCGCTAACTTTATATCAGGAATGTATAAGTCGGTACCACCACTTCAAGAAATGTTTAATATGGCAGGTATGCAATTACCTGAGTATTTAAAAGGTAAGGATGGTATATCGGAATCTATAGAAGATAATACTAAAGGGATAGGCCCAAATAAGAAAAAAGGCGACGAATAA
- a CDS encoding beta-ketoacyl synthase N-terminal-like domain-containing protein, with amino-acid sequence MKEKISITAIASLSPIGSTLKETWQAYQNKEHYFSLHENRGAKSWVAPLSNSARELVEELRVSDNKYKKLDDSVLYAMVSSRLAIKDSGWQKDTEFGINLGSSRGATKLFEEYHKAYLKTGLASTLSSPTTTLGNISSWVSHDLGCTGPEISHSITCSTGLHSVLNGVAWLTSGMANKFLVGASEAPLTEFTIAQMKALKIYAKEPDSNSASVIDISTVTERSRSYPCQALNLEKKYNTMILGEAAAVACLETGEVKNALATIDGVGYATEILKHNTSISTNALCFQKSMKMALGELHPSEVDVIVMHAPGTIKGDLSEYNAIKKVFGNTLPSLTSNKWKLGHTFATSGMLNLELAVLMLQNNKFIAVPFLEQAMVKTPIQRVLVNAVGFGGNAVSILVSKN; translated from the coding sequence TTGAAAGAGAAAATATCCATAACAGCCATAGCATCGCTATCACCAATAGGAAGTACATTAAAAGAAACCTGGCAGGCGTATCAGAATAAAGAACATTATTTTTCTTTACATGAAAATAGGGGTGCTAAATCTTGGGTTGCCCCATTATCAAATTCTGCAAGAGAGCTTGTAGAGGAACTTCGTGTATCTGATAATAAGTATAAGAAGTTAGACGATAGTGTGCTATATGCTATGGTTTCATCTAGGTTGGCAATAAAAGATTCAGGTTGGCAGAAAGATACTGAATTCGGAATCAATTTAGGCTCATCAAGAGGGGCGACAAAGTTGTTTGAGGAGTATCATAAAGCGTATTTAAAAACTGGTTTGGCATCAACCCTTAGCTCGCCAACAACAACATTAGGCAATATTTCTTCATGGGTTTCACATGATTTGGGTTGTACAGGACCAGAAATATCACACTCCATTACCTGCTCTACGGGCTTGCATTCTGTATTAAATGGTGTGGCATGGCTTACTAGTGGTATGGCAAATAAGTTTTTAGTAGGCGCCAGTGAGGCACCATTAACTGAATTTACCATTGCCCAAATGAAAGCTTTAAAAATTTATGCTAAAGAACCCGATTCGAATTCTGCTTCGGTAATCGATATCTCAACAGTAACTGAACGAAGTCGAAGTTACCCTTGCCAAGCTCTAAACCTAGAAAAAAAATATAATACCATGATTTTAGGTGAGGCTGCTGCTGTAGCATGTCTAGAAACAGGAGAAGTGAAAAATGCCTTAGCAACAATTGACGGCGTAGGCTATGCCACAGAAATTTTAAAACATAACACCTCTATTTCCACAAATGCCTTATGTTTTCAGAAATCTATGAAAATGGCATTAGGAGAATTGCATCCTTCAGAGGTTGATGTAATTGTAATGCACGCTCCAGGAACTATAAAAGGAGATTTGTCAGAATATAATGCCATAAAAAAAGTATTTGGTAACACATTGCCTTCTTTAACTTCTAATAAGTGGAAACTAGGGCACACTTTCGCTACATCGGGTATGCTTAATTTAGAGTTGGCGGTTTTAATGTTGCAAAACAATAAATTTATAGCTGTTCCATTTTTAGAACAAGCAATGGTTAAAACTCCTATACAAAGAGTCTTGGTAAATGCTGTAGGTTTTGGTGGTAATGCCGTAAGTATTTTAGTTTCTAAAAATTAA
- the bioA gene encoding adenosylmethionine--8-amino-7-oxononanoate transaminase translates to MENLSTRDKKHLWHPLSQHKLNKPQMAIVKAKDALLFDEDGNEYIDGIASWYTVMYGHSNEYIVAAMTKQMQKLDFVMFSGLTHEPAIQLSEKLMEILPKNQAKIFFNDNGSTAIEAAIKMALQYFHNNGEKRDTLIAFEDGFHGDTFGAMSASGLSSYNGPFEDFLLKVVRIPTPQEDNIEEVKSKLSQILKENNCAAFVFEPLVQGAAGMKFHSSKGLDALIQLCQENDVLTIADEIMTGFGKTGKNFASDYLVNNPDIICLSKALTAGMFPLSITSCSQAVFNRFLSDEVHKGFFHAHTFSAHPIGCAAALAGIALLNSPEIQKRRTYIESAHTSFAKKIKNHEKVKEVRVLGVILAIDLNIEMERYGSLRDKLYNFFLERGVLLRPLGSTIYMLPPYVITNNQLQKIYNTITEALDTF, encoded by the coding sequence GTGGAAAATCTATCTACTAGAGATAAAAAGCACTTATGGCATCCGCTTTCCCAACATAAGTTGAATAAACCCCAAATGGCAATTGTAAAAGCAAAAGATGCGTTGTTGTTTGATGAGGATGGTAACGAATATATAGACGGTATTGCATCATGGTATACCGTAATGTACGGACATTCAAATGAGTACATTGTTGCGGCTATGACCAAGCAAATGCAGAAGTTAGATTTTGTTATGTTTAGTGGATTAACCCACGAGCCAGCCATTCAATTATCTGAAAAATTAATGGAGATATTGCCTAAAAATCAGGCTAAAATATTTTTCAACGATAATGGTTCTACTGCAATAGAAGCAGCTATTAAAATGGCGTTACAATATTTTCATAATAACGGGGAAAAAAGAGACACCTTAATTGCTTTCGAAGATGGATTTCATGGAGATACTTTTGGTGCAATGAGTGCATCTGGGCTATCATCTTATAATGGTCCTTTTGAAGATTTTCTTTTAAAAGTTGTGCGTATACCAACTCCACAAGAAGATAATATAGAGGAGGTAAAAAGTAAGTTGTCACAAATATTAAAGGAAAACAATTGTGCAGCATTTGTCTTTGAACCATTGGTACAAGGAGCTGCAGGCATGAAATTTCATTCCTCAAAAGGATTGGATGCGTTAATTCAACTTTGCCAAGAAAACGATGTTTTAACCATTGCAGATGAAATAATGACCGGTTTTGGTAAAACAGGAAAAAATTTCGCTTCTGATTACCTAGTAAATAACCCCGATATTATTTGCTTAAGCAAAGCACTTACGGCAGGGATGTTTCCATTGAGTATTACGAGTTGTAGCCAGGCAGTATTTAATCGTTTTTTAAGTGATGAGGTACATAAAGGTTTTTTTCATGCACATACATTTAGTGCGCACCCAATAGGTTGTGCCGCTGCATTAGCGGGAATTGCCCTTTTAAACTCCCCAGAAATTCAAAAAAGAAGAACGTATATAGAAAGTGCTCATACCTCATTTGCCAAGAAAATTAAGAATCATGAAAAAGTAAAAGAGGTTAGAGTATTGGGTGTAATACTGGCCATTGATTTAAATATTGAAATGGAGCGTTACGGAAGTTTACGAGATAAGTTGTATAATTTTTTTTTAGAAAGAGGTGTTTTATTACGGCCCTTAGGGAGTACTATTTATATGCTTCCGCCATATGTAATTACCAACAATCAACTCCAAAAAATTTACAATACCATTACAGAAGCACTAGATACATTTTAA
- a CDS encoding ArnT family glycosyltransferase — MPLKRNKKAFIDFSEIKNTTVLLIFFVISFSIRFPFFFRDYIDRDESTFILLGQSWVDGFLPYTQLWDLKPPLTFAFFAAIISVFGKSFIAIRLAGVILVVITAYFTYKITLSLLSKKASIVVGVFCIILLSLFGSLQGVMSEHICIAFFIPALYLLHAKKSSGFIFLAGVLMGTTVMVKLNMAFPIFFIGLFLLYESLFTKRKINLLQVALFGTGVLAVIFATVLPYYLVHQTHKWWESVVLAPLEYTEARRYSIFKLAPIFVITGAFLLYAYKSKTIDFKNRTVQILLIAICGVLFSFVKGGRINGHYLIQIHPMLLILVGIVLYKLSITYQRKIPKYVWLIALLIPAESYLEYGNIIKTKYERNTFFNGEGFSVPAYINANNLETKNILFFEYHIGYWNLDTLPPTIASTHPSNICRDELFTFFDNPRKNSLEELKFIMEVLQPKTVVIRKGRSILDKKEVEENNYINSYLAKHYQIFSTVDNAEILQRLE, encoded by the coding sequence ATGCCCTTAAAAAGAAACAAAAAAGCCTTTATAGACTTTTCTGAGATTAAGAATACAACCGTATTGTTAATCTTTTTTGTTATTTCATTTTCAATACGTTTTCCCTTTTTCTTTCGAGATTATATTGACCGAGATGAAAGTACTTTTATATTATTAGGACAATCTTGGGTTGATGGCTTTTTACCTTACACTCAACTATGGGATTTAAAACCTCCCCTTACTTTCGCATTTTTTGCTGCAATTATTTCTGTATTCGGGAAAAGTTTTATCGCTATTAGACTAGCAGGTGTTATTTTGGTAGTTATTACTGCCTACTTTACTTATAAGATTACTTTGTCATTACTATCTAAAAAGGCATCAATTGTAGTAGGTGTTTTTTGTATTATTCTATTAAGTCTTTTCGGAAGTTTACAGGGCGTAATGTCCGAACATATTTGTATCGCATTTTTTATACCAGCACTCTACCTTTTACACGCCAAAAAATCATCTGGATTCATATTTCTTGCAGGCGTTTTAATGGGGACTACGGTTATGGTAAAATTGAATATGGCTTTTCCCATATTTTTTATCGGCCTATTTCTGTTATATGAATCATTGTTTACTAAAAGAAAAATTAATCTATTACAAGTAGCTTTATTTGGAACCGGAGTTTTAGCAGTCATTTTTGCTACCGTACTTCCTTATTACTTAGTTCACCAAACCCATAAATGGTGGGAATCTGTGGTTTTGGCTCCTTTAGAGTATACGGAAGCAAGACGGTATTCCATTTTTAAATTAGCACCCATTTTTGTTATTACAGGCGCTTTTCTTCTTTATGCTTACAAAAGCAAAACCATCGATTTTAAAAACAGAACTGTACAAATACTACTTATAGCTATATGTGGCGTACTATTTTCATTTGTTAAAGGGGGTAGAATTAATGGGCATTATCTTATTCAAATACACCCCATGCTACTTATTTTGGTAGGCATTGTATTATATAAATTATCTATAACCTACCAGCGTAAAATACCAAAATATGTATGGCTCATAGCTTTATTAATACCCGCGGAAAGTTATTTAGAATACGGCAACATCATAAAAACTAAATATGAGCGAAATACATTTTTCAATGGAGAAGGATTTTCTGTTCCTGCTTATATAAACGCTAATAATTTAGAAACTAAAAATATATTGTTCTTTGAGTATCATATAGGGTATTGGAATTTAGATACTTTACCACCAACGATTGCATCTACCCACCCTAGCAATATTTGCAGAGATGAACTTTTTACTTTCTTTGATAATCCTAGAAAAAACTCTCTTGAAGAATTAAAATTTATAATGGAAGTGTTACAACCTAAAACAGTTGTAATACGAAAAGGCAGAAGTATTTTAGATAAAAAAGAGGTTGAAGAGAATAATTATATTAATTCATATTTAGCAAAACACTACCAAATTTTTTCTACTGTTGATAATGCTGAAATATTACAGCGGTTAGAGTGA
- the bioD gene encoding dethiobiotin synthase produces MHKIFVTGISTGVGKTIASAIFTEALQADYWKPVQAGDLDNSDTERVKELISNNKTKFHPCSYELKSPLSPHAAAEIDGIRIDRFHINEPETDNHLVIEGSGGLLVPLNEEDTMFDIIMPDYKVVVVSRNYLGSINHSLLTINWLLQKGYEVSVLFSGEANPQTENIILLKTGIESLGRIDEEENFDKEVIKKYAAKFEGILKSL; encoded by the coding sequence ATGCATAAGATATTTGTAACTGGTATTTCAACAGGTGTAGGTAAAACAATTGCTTCGGCGATATTTACAGAAGCACTACAGGCAGACTATTGGAAACCAGTACAAGCAGGTGATTTAGATAATTCTGATACAGAAAGGGTAAAGGAATTAATCTCTAACAATAAAACAAAATTTCACCCTTGTAGTTACGAGTTGAAATCTCCACTTAGTCCGCATGCAGCTGCAGAAATAGATGGTATTCGTATAGACAGATTTCATATTAATGAACCAGAAACAGATAATCATTTAGTAATAGAAGGCTCTGGAGGGTTATTGGTTCCATTAAATGAAGAAGATACCATGTTCGATATTATTATGCCAGATTATAAGGTAGTGGTAGTATCAAGAAATTACTTAGGTAGTATTAACCATTCCTTATTAACCATCAATTGGTTATTGCAAAAAGGCTATGAAGTTTCGGTTTTATTTAGCGGTGAAGCTAATCCGCAAACAGAAAATATAATTCTACTTAAAACAGGTATTGAATCATTAGGTAGAATTGATGAAGAAGAAAATTTTGATAAAGAAGTAATTAAAAAATATGCAGCAAAGTTCGAAGGAATATTAAAGTCACTCTAA
- a CDS encoding putative signal transducing protein codes for MEDKFYQLASFEYVADVQIVKGKLESEGIPVFLRDENTLNSDPIISNAIGGVKLQVYSKDKERALEIYNEIRAYAVDNFGNPIICPNCKAQKSEPYYNRKGVFYKLFPFFEKRKYKCLNCGMITNSN; via the coding sequence ATGGAAGATAAATTTTATCAACTTGCATCTTTTGAATATGTTGCCGATGTCCAAATTGTTAAAGGAAAACTTGAATCTGAAGGAATACCTGTTTTTCTCAGAGATGAGAATACTTTAAATTCGGACCCCATTATAAGTAATGCAATTGGCGGAGTTAAATTACAAGTCTATTCTAAAGATAAAGAAAGAGCTTTGGAAATTTATAATGAGATTAGAGCTTATGCAGTTGATAATTTTGGGAACCCTATTATTTGTCCTAATTGTAAGGCTCAAAAATCTGAACCATATTATAACAGGAAGGGAGTTTTTTATAAACTTTTTCCATTTTTCGAAAAAAGAAAATATAAGTGCCTAAATTGTGGAATGATCACTAACTCTAATTAA
- a CDS encoding aminotransferase class I/II-fold pyridoxal phosphate-dependent enzyme, translated as MSQIPKKLLKILASRRKEDTFRQLNANDGSIDFLSNDYLGFATNETLFSKTFQLLLKESVASNGSGGSRLLSGNHKLYTILEPILATFYKANSALVFNSGYDANMGIFSAVPQRGDLIFYDELVHASIREGIRMSNAKSYSFLHNDLTNLKEKIDLNLVRNESEECTVYIATESVFSMDGDTPDLKAMVKYTKTKGYNLIVDEAHAVGFLGKNGEGLIPELGLETDVFARTVTFGKGFGCHGAAILGSNDLKDFLVNFAKPFIYTTALTPHTLATIITAHSYMQELGKEPKAKLKENVEFFKKQVTAHNLDAFFIPSNTAIQGCIIPGTKKAKQVAKKLIDKGFNIKAILSPTVPEGQERLRICLHSFNSKEEIGLLVKLLSSFI; from the coding sequence ATGAGTCAAATACCCAAAAAATTGCTTAAAATATTAGCAAGCCGAAGAAAAGAAGATACATTTAGGCAGTTAAATGCCAATGATGGTTCAATAGATTTTCTATCTAATGATTATTTGGGTTTTGCAACGAATGAAACCTTATTTTCAAAAACATTTCAGTTATTATTAAAGGAAAGTGTAGCCTCAAACGGCTCTGGGGGATCTAGGTTATTATCTGGAAATCATAAATTATATACTATTTTAGAACCAATACTAGCTACTTTTTATAAGGCTAATAGCGCACTTGTTTTTAATTCTGGTTATGATGCCAACATGGGGATTTTTAGCGCTGTGCCACAAAGAGGAGATTTAATTTTTTATGACGAATTGGTACATGCAAGCATACGTGAAGGTATACGTATGAGTAATGCAAAATCGTATAGTTTTTTGCATAATGATTTGACTAACTTAAAGGAGAAAATCGATTTAAATTTAGTTAGAAACGAGAGTGAAGAATGTACTGTTTATATAGCTACAGAGAGTGTTTTTTCTATGGATGGCGATACGCCGGATTTAAAAGCAATGGTAAAATATACCAAGACTAAAGGGTATAATTTAATAGTGGACGAAGCGCATGCTGTTGGGTTTTTGGGTAAAAATGGTGAAGGTTTAATACCAGAACTTGGGCTCGAAACTGATGTTTTTGCTAGAACAGTTACATTTGGTAAAGGGTTTGGATGCCATGGTGCAGCAATTTTAGGTTCTAACGATTTAAAAGATTTCTTAGTTAATTTTGCTAAGCCATTTATTTATACTACAGCACTTACCCCGCATACCTTGGCAACGATAATCACGGCACACTCATATATGCAAGAATTGGGTAAAGAGCCAAAAGCTAAATTAAAAGAGAATGTTGAGTTTTTTAAGAAACAGGTAACTGCTCATAATTTAGATGCTTTTTTCATTCCAAGTAATACGGCAATACAAGGTTGTATTATACCCGGTACCAAAAAAGCAAAACAAGTGGCTAAAAAGTTAATTGATAAAGGGTTTAATATAAAAGCAATTTTGTCGCCAACCGTACCAGAAGGTCAAGAGCGACTTAGAATTTGCCTTCATAGTTTTAATTCCAAAGAAGAAATTGGACTTTTAGTTAAATTATTAAGTAGCTTTATTTAA